A stretch of Mucilaginibacter terrae DNA encodes these proteins:
- a CDS encoding tetratricopeptide repeat protein, with the protein MIKRILPTVISLFIGFSSYANFDVNANCTQAYKNILSFKLKAAREQIDREKAMHPQNSFTILLDDYYDYFWMLSTESKTDYDRLKDNKSKRLDKLEDEDKSSPYYNFSLAQVNLHWALLHARFGDNSAAGFAIKRAYSQLNDNQKKFPTFLPDDIPLGMVNVALGALPDGALKSVLNLFGIKGSINTGINLLQNVTAHLPQSAYAMYYDEAVFYTTYLQTDVMNDAQAYQKMLQYTAAMDNSSLLKSYIQGYIALRTGHSAEAIRYFEKAPEGAEYQPYPYLNYLAGLARMNVSDKGAANYFNKFLQTNKGVNYIKDAYLHLAWDALLDGNIKRYTAFTQLVKTKGYTYNEKDKRALTEISDPHYQPALLQARLWFDGGLYEKALSVLKAKEADTFTTAHDKAEYHYRLGRIYEALQNDNNALSSYQQAINTGKGTSYYFAPMSALKAGNIYEQRKDSSKAISYYRMAIDFKNHQQENSIEQKAKEGLKRLKK; encoded by the coding sequence ATGATCAAACGTATTCTACCTACCGTTATTTCCTTATTCATCGGCTTTAGTAGTTATGCTAATTTTGATGTTAATGCCAATTGTACCCAAGCTTATAAAAACATACTGAGCTTTAAACTCAAAGCCGCCCGCGAGCAAATTGATCGCGAAAAAGCCATGCATCCGCAAAACAGTTTTACTATATTGCTCGATGATTATTACGATTACTTTTGGATGCTGAGCACCGAAAGCAAAACCGATTACGATCGCCTTAAAGACAATAAATCGAAACGCTTAGACAAACTGGAAGACGAAGATAAATCCTCGCCCTATTATAACTTTTCATTAGCACAAGTAAACCTGCACTGGGCCTTACTACATGCCCGCTTTGGCGATAATAGCGCAGCAGGATTTGCTATTAAACGTGCCTATAGTCAGTTGAACGATAATCAAAAGAAATTTCCCACGTTTTTGCCTGATGATATTCCGTTGGGTATGGTAAACGTGGCATTGGGCGCCCTACCCGATGGTGCATTAAAAAGCGTGCTTAACCTGTTTGGCATAAAGGGCAGCATTAACACAGGCATAAACTTGCTGCAAAATGTTACGGCACACTTACCACAATCGGCCTATGCCATGTATTACGATGAGGCTGTATTTTATACCACCTATTTACAGACCGATGTAATGAACGATGCCCAGGCCTATCAAAAAATGCTGCAATACACCGCAGCTATGGATAACAGCAGCTTACTTAAAAGCTATATACAAGGTTACATTGCCCTGCGTACCGGCCACAGCGCCGAGGCTATCCGCTATTTTGAAAAAGCCCCCGAGGGTGCCGAGTATCAGCCCTATCCCTACCTTAACTATTTAGCCGGACTGGCCCGAATGAATGTATCTGATAAGGGTGCGGCTAATTACTTTAACAAGTTTTTGCAAACCAATAAAGGCGTAAATTACATTAAAGACGCCTACTTACATTTAGCTTGGGACGCCCTATTAGACGGCAATATTAAACGCTATACAGCCTTTACACAATTGGTAAAAACAAAAGGCTATACCTACAATGAAAAGGACAAACGCGCGCTTACCGAAATTTCCGACCCGCATTATCAACCCGCATTATTACAAGCACGTCTTTGGTTTGATGGTGGACTATATGAGAAAGCTTTAAGTGTGCTTAAAGCAAAAGAAGCTGACACCTTTACAACAGCCCACGACAAAGCCGAATATCATTACCGCTTAGGCCGCATTTATGAAGCACTGCAAAATGACAATAACGCTTTGAGCAGCTACCAGCAAGCCATTAACACCGGCAAAGGCACCAGTTATTATTTTGCGCCTATGTCGGCCCTAAAAGCGGGGAATATTTACGAGCAGCGTAAGGATAGCAGCAAAGCCATAAGCTATTACCGCATGGCTATTGATTTTAAAAATCATCAGCAGGAGAATAGCATTGAGCAAAAAGCCAAAGAAGGGTTGAAGAGATTGAAAAAGTAA
- a CDS encoding mechanosensitive ion channel family protein, translating into MFTLLIAKPEAAPTITALYNNAYQWVVKSGPKVVIGIILFFIGLWLIRQLRKWMTRRMATKQIHSSLQPFFLSLTITGLHMILVVVVMEIMGLELTIFTAILSAATVAAGLALSGTLQNFAGGVMILLLKPFEIGDNIIAQGQNGKVTSIQVFYTVVLTVDNKTVIIPNGKLFNEVITNVSREGKRRLDVDFKLGFVADHELVVNIIKQSITQTPGILPEPAPLANVLQIEFDGVKYTARVWVQAAEFGTAQMGLTRRIMDGLKAAGVKLPGT; encoded by the coding sequence ATGTTTACATTACTTATTGCTAAGCCCGAAGCAGCCCCAACTATTACCGCTTTATATAATAACGCCTACCAATGGGTTGTTAAAAGCGGCCCCAAAGTTGTAATAGGCATCATTCTCTTTTTTATAGGCTTATGGCTCATCCGCCAGCTACGTAAATGGATGACCCGCCGTATGGCCACCAAACAAATTCATTCTTCTTTACAGCCATTCTTTTTAAGTTTAACTATAACCGGCCTCCACATGATTTTAGTGGTAGTGGTGATGGAGATCATGGGTCTGGAGCTCACCATATTCACTGCCATTTTGAGTGCTGCCACCGTAGCGGCAGGTTTGGCGCTCTCGGGTACCCTACAAAATTTTGCCGGCGGGGTAATGATCTTACTCCTTAAACCATTCGAAATTGGAGACAATATTATTGCCCAGGGGCAAAATGGTAAAGTAACTTCTATCCAGGTTTTTTACACCGTAGTGCTAACCGTGGATAATAAAACAGTGATCATTCCAAACGGAAAATTGTTTAACGAGGTAATTACCAATGTATCGCGCGAGGGGAAACGCCGGCTTGATGTTGACTTTAAATTGGGCTTTGTAGCCGATCATGAGCTGGTGGTGAACATTATCAAGCAGTCGATAACCCAAACACCCGGTATTTTGCCCGAACCTGCACCGCTGGCCAATGTGCTTCAAATTGAATTTGATGGTGTAAAGTATACAGCGCGGGTATGGGTGCAGGCGGCTGAATTTGGTACCGCACAAATGGGCCTTACCAGGCGCATTATGGATGGCTTAAAAGCTGCCGGTGTTAAACTGCCGGGAACCTGA